The DNA region CGGGCCATTGGTGCTGCCGACCTTCTGTCCGGATCTGCTTTGACTGCCGATATGACCTCAGGTCGCCGTCCGCGGCCGCAGATCCTGCAGGAACAGCAACCCGGCAGCAATCGCGCTCAACCCGGCTCCAAACAGGAACGGAGCGGCCGGGCCAAAACCTGCCCACTCTCCCACACCCTGCCAGAGCACCCCGGCCAGCAGGCTGGCCGGAAGCGCCAGCATCCCGACCACGCCGGCGTACAGCCCGTAGGCGGAACCCCGGCGGTCCGGCACGACCAGGTCAGCGATCAGCGCCTTGCTCACACCCTCGGTCAGGGCGTAGTACAGCCCGTACAGCATCATCCACAGCCAGGCCTGCCACGGGGCGCTCATCCGGGCAAAACCCAGGTAAACCAGCGCGTACAGCAACCATCCGCTCAGCAGAAGGCGCTTGCGCCCGAGACGATCGGAGGCGGCGCCGGCCGGCGTCGAGACGATGGCATACACCAGGTTGAAAGCGAGCATCATCGCCAGAATGCCCACCACCGAGAGACCGACGCTGCTGGCCCGCAGGATCAGGAAGGCGTCGGACGAGTTGCCCAGCGTGAACAGGCCGAACGTAGCCAGATACAGGAAGTACGGACGGCCGAGGTCCCTCAGTCGGGGTTTCACCAATTCCCCTACCGGCCTAGCCTGCGCGCGCTCTCGGACGCCCAAGAACACCAGCACCACAGCCAGCGCGGCCGGGATCAAGCTGAGCAGCACGACGCGCTGGAAAGTCTCGCGGGTGAGCGTCGCGGTCTGGCC from Anaerolineales bacterium includes:
- a CDS encoding MFS transporter, encoding MNASDRSVRKLARLPRNVWVLTLTSFLTDISSEMVVNLLPLLLVSVLGVRTGVVGLIEGVAETTASLVKLWSGWFSDRTGRRKPLVVLGYGLSAISKPFLYFATRWGTVLAVRFSDRLGKGLRSAPRDAMIADGIQPAQRGLAFGLHRAGDTAGAVVGVSIALAVVVASGQTATLTRETFQRVVLLSLIPAALAVVLVFLGVRERAQARPVGELVKPRLRDLGRPYFLYLATFGLFTLGNSSDAFLILRASSVGLSVVGILAMMLAFNLVYAIVSTPAGAASDRLGRKRLLLSGWLLYALVYLGFARMSAPWQAWLWMMLYGLYYALTEGVSKALIADLVVPDRRGSAYGLYAGVVGMLALPASLLAGVLWQGVGEWAGFGPAAPFLFGAGLSAIAAGLLFLQDLRPRTAT